A genome region from Streptomyces antimycoticus includes the following:
- a CDS encoding TetR/AcrR family transcriptional regulator produces the protein MSPGEAHVAPYSRRERLRIATIREIKDVARTLLVQEGPENVTIRAIAREMGMTAPAVYRYFSSRDALILQLRVDIFEEMARFMRGVLGQHPEEEPGRRWISGARALRVWAIKHPHEFGLILGPWAPGLGREETKPERHMSWVFGSVFSDLVADLWRVRGFPAPEVEELDPGLARTLTALSEDQDVDMPPAPSP, from the coding sequence GTGTCGCCAGGGGAAGCGCACGTCGCACCGTACTCACGGCGCGAGCGCCTGCGCATCGCGACCATCCGTGAAATCAAGGACGTCGCCCGGACGCTCCTGGTTCAGGAGGGCCCGGAAAATGTGACCATCCGCGCCATCGCGCGTGAGATGGGCATGACCGCGCCGGCCGTCTACCGCTACTTCAGTAGTCGGGATGCGCTGATCCTTCAGCTGCGTGTGGACATTTTCGAGGAGATGGCCCGCTTCATGCGCGGGGTCCTCGGTCAGCATCCCGAGGAGGAGCCGGGCCGCCGGTGGATCAGCGGTGCCCGGGCGCTGCGCGTCTGGGCGATCAAGCACCCCCATGAGTTCGGGCTCATCCTCGGCCCGTGGGCCCCTGGGCTCGGCCGTGAGGAGACCAAGCCCGAGCGCCATATGAGCTGGGTCTTCGGCTCCGTCTTCTCCGATCTGGTCGCCGATCTGTGGCGGGTGCGCGGTTTCCCCGCCCCGGAGGTCGAGGAGCTCGACCCCGGGCTCGCGCGCACCCTGACCGCGCTCAGCGAGGACCAGGACGTCGACATGCCCCCGGCGCCATCGCCGTGA
- the hpnC gene encoding squalene synthase HpnC: MLDKAAHENFPVAPFFLPRAWRTDLMAVYGYARLVDDIGDGDLAPGGADAELLGLDRDQAGDALAMLDAFEADLHRVFQPFGEPRHPLLAALRPTVHRHGLTPEPFRGLIEANRQDQRIRRYATYRELLDYCELSANPVGRLVLGITGTASPERIRHSDAICTALQIIEHLQDVAEDLRRDRVYLPAEDMKRFGVTEADLAAPRGGARLRALVAKEAERAAALLNEGTPLVGSVHGRLKVLLAGFVAGGRAALRAVAAAGHDVLPGPPRPTKLSLLREVGATLRREG, translated from the coding sequence GTGCTCGACAAGGCCGCCCACGAGAACTTCCCCGTGGCCCCCTTCTTCCTGCCCCGCGCCTGGCGCACCGATCTGATGGCCGTCTACGGCTACGCCCGGCTGGTCGATGACATCGGCGACGGCGATCTGGCCCCCGGCGGCGCCGACGCCGAGCTGCTCGGGCTGGACCGCGACCAGGCGGGCGACGCGCTCGCGATGCTGGACGCGTTCGAGGCCGACCTCCACCGGGTCTTCCAGCCCTTCGGGGAGCCGCGCCATCCGCTGCTGGCGGCCCTGCGCCCCACCGTCCACCGCCACGGGCTCACCCCCGAGCCCTTCCGCGGCCTGATCGAGGCCAACCGCCAGGACCAGCGGATCCGGCGGTACGCCACCTACCGGGAGCTTCTCGACTACTGCGAGCTGTCCGCCAACCCGGTCGGGCGGCTCGTCCTCGGCATCACCGGCACCGCGAGCCCCGAGCGGATCCGCCACTCGGACGCCATCTGCACCGCCCTGCAGATCATCGAGCATCTGCAGGACGTGGCCGAGGACCTCCGCAGGGACCGCGTCTATCTGCCCGCCGAGGACATGAAACGCTTCGGTGTGACCGAGGCCGACCTCGCCGCCCCCAGGGGCGGCGCACGGTTGCGCGCGCTGGTCGCGAAGGAGGCGGAACGCGCCGCTGCCCTGCTGAATGAAGGCACCCCCCTGGTGGGTAGCGTCCACGGCAGGCTCAAGGTGCTGCTCGCCGGATTCGTGGCCGGGGGGCGGGCCGCTTTGCGGGCGGTCGCGGCCGCGGGACATGACGTACTCCCTGGACCGCCCAGGCCCACCAAGCTCAGCCTGCTGCGCGAGGTGGGGGCGACACTGCGAAGAGAGGGGTGA
- the hpnD gene encoding presqualene diphosphate synthase HpnD: MSRTVKGSPHASAPVLAAYRYCEAVTGHQARNFAYGIRLLPTEKRHAMSALYAFSRRVDDIGDGPLDPEAKRARLADTRALLDRMRGGGIEEDDTDPVAVALAHAAHRFPIPLDALDELIDGVLMDVAGQTYETWDDLKVYCRCVAGAIGRLSLGVFGTAPGTGHSEDELERAPYYADTLGLALQLTNILRDVREDAATGRTYLPADDLAKFGCADAFRGSTAPPDADFTGLVHFEVRRARALFAEGFRLLPLLDRRSGACVSAMAGIYSRLLDRIAKDPAAVLRGRVSLPGHEKAYVAVRGLAGLDARAVERRGTGRPV, encoded by the coding sequence GTGAGCCGGACCGTGAAGGGATCTCCGCACGCGTCCGCGCCAGTGCTCGCGGCGTACCGCTATTGCGAGGCCGTGACCGGGCACCAGGCCCGCAACTTCGCCTACGGCATCAGGCTGCTGCCGACGGAGAAGCGCCATGCGATGTCGGCCCTGTACGCCTTCTCCCGACGGGTGGACGACATCGGCGACGGCCCCCTCGACCCGGAGGCCAAGCGGGCCCGGCTGGCGGACACCCGCGCCCTGCTGGACCGGATGCGGGGCGGCGGGATCGAGGAGGACGACACCGACCCCGTCGCCGTCGCCCTCGCCCATGCCGCACACCGCTTCCCGATCCCGCTCGACGCGCTGGACGAGCTGATCGACGGCGTGCTGATGGACGTGGCCGGGCAGACCTACGAGACCTGGGACGACCTCAAGGTCTACTGCCGCTGTGTGGCGGGCGCCATCGGACGGCTGTCGCTCGGCGTCTTCGGGACCGCCCCCGGCACCGGCCACAGCGAGGACGAGCTCGAGCGGGCCCCGTACTACGCCGACACCCTCGGGCTGGCCCTGCAGCTGACCAACATCCTCCGGGACGTCCGCGAGGACGCCGCCACCGGGCGCACCTATCTGCCCGCCGACGACCTGGCCAAATTCGGCTGCGCCGACGCGTTCCGCGGTTCGACCGCACCGCCGGACGCCGACTTCACCGGCCTGGTCCACTTCGAGGTGCGCCGGGCCAGGGCGCTCTTCGCCGAGGGCTTCCGGCTGCTGCCGCTGCTGGACCGGCGCAGCGGGGCGTGTGTGTCCGCGATGGCGGGCATCTACAGCAGACTCCTGGACCGGATCGCCAAGGATCCCGCGGCCGTCCTGCGCGGCCGCGTCTCGCTGCCGGGGCACGAGAAGGCGTATGTGGCGGTGCGCGGGCTGGCCGGTCTTGACGCCCGCGCGGTCGAGCGCCGCGGCACCGGGAGGCCGGTGTGA
- the hpnE gene encoding hydroxysqualene dehydroxylase HpnE — MTHSTLGPAPAARRSPAGRSALVIGGGLAGTAAALELADAGLRVTLVEGRPRLGGLAFSFHRSSPAGELTVDNGQHVHLRCCTAYQWFLDRVGAARLAPLQGRLDIPVLDAQGRSGRRLGRLRRTALPVPLHLSKSLATYPHLSLAERAQVGRAALALGRLDPQDPALDGVDFAGWLRRHGQSPRAVEALWDLVGVATLNATAPNASLGLAAMVFKTGLLSRPDAADIGWARAPLGELHHTHAHRALDAAGVTTELRTRVTAVARTLEGRWSVAMAGRPGDEPPAEADVLVLAVPQREAHALLPDGALKDPGKLLRIGTAPILNLHVIYDRTVLRRPFFAAIGSPVQWVFDRTDASGLRDAPGAGDSQYLAVSQSAAYDDIDRPVAELRDRYLPELERLLPVARGAEVRDFFVTRERTATFAPVPGVGLLRPSAPTDAPGLYLAGAWTATGWPATMEGAVRSGLSAARAALSHLGRSHVNSLPAPGGETPKEAA; from the coding sequence GTGACCCACTCGACCCTGGGCCCCGCCCCGGCCGCCAGACGCAGCCCCGCCGGGCGGAGCGCGCTGGTGATCGGCGGCGGACTCGCCGGTACGGCGGCGGCGCTCGAGCTGGCCGACGCCGGGCTGCGGGTCACCCTGGTCGAGGGCCGCCCCCGGCTGGGCGGCCTTGCCTTCTCCTTCCACCGCTCCTCCCCGGCGGGCGAGCTGACCGTCGACAACGGCCAGCATGTCCACCTGCGCTGCTGCACCGCCTACCAGTGGTTCCTGGACCGGGTCGGCGCCGCCCGACTCGCCCCGCTCCAGGGCCGGTTGGACATCCCCGTCCTCGACGCCCAGGGGCGGAGCGGGCGGCGGCTCGGCCGACTGCGCCGCACCGCCCTGCCGGTGCCGCTCCATCTGTCCAAGAGCCTGGCCACCTACCCTCATCTCTCCCTCGCCGAGCGCGCCCAGGTGGGCCGCGCCGCGCTCGCCCTGGGCCGGCTCGACCCCCAGGACCCGGCGCTGGACGGGGTGGACTTCGCCGGCTGGCTGCGCCGCCACGGCCAGTCGCCGCGCGCCGTCGAGGCGCTGTGGGACCTGGTCGGCGTGGCCACGCTCAACGCCACCGCGCCGAACGCCTCGCTGGGCCTTGCCGCGATGGTCTTCAAGACCGGGCTGCTCTCCCGGCCCGACGCCGCCGACATCGGCTGGGCCCGCGCCCCGCTCGGCGAGCTGCACCACACCCACGCCCACCGCGCCCTGGACGCGGCGGGCGTGACGACCGAGCTGCGCACCCGGGTCACCGCCGTGGCCCGCACCCTCGAGGGCCGCTGGAGCGTGGCCATGGCCGGGCGGCCGGGGGACGAGCCGCCGGCCGAGGCGGACGTGCTGGTTCTGGCCGTCCCGCAGCGGGAGGCGCACGCCCTGCTGCCCGACGGCGCCCTGAAGGACCCCGGGAAGCTGCTGCGCATCGGCACCGCGCCGATCCTCAATCTGCATGTGATCTACGACCGCACGGTGCTGCGCCGCCCGTTCTTCGCCGCGATCGGCTCCCCCGTCCAGTGGGTCTTCGACCGTACGGACGCCTCAGGGCTCAGGGACGCGCCCGGGGCCGGGGACAGCCAGTATCTGGCGGTGTCGCAGTCCGCCGCGTACGACGACATCGACCGCCCGGTGGCCGAGCTGCGCGACCGCTATCTGCCCGAGCTGGAGCGGCTGCTCCCGGTCGCCCGCGGGGCAGAGGTGCGCGACTTCTTCGTCACCCGGGAGCGCACCGCCACCTTCGCCCCCGTTCCCGGCGTCGGCCTTCTGCGGCCGTCCGCCCCGACCGACGCGCCCGGCCTCTACCTGGCCGGTGCGTGGACCGCCACCGGCTGGCCCGCGACCATGGAGGGCGCCGTGCGCAGCGGTCTTTCCGCCGCCCGGGCGGCCCTCAGCCACCTCGGCCGCTCGCATGTGAACTCTCTCCCCGCCCCGGGCGGGGAGACGCCCAAGGAGGCGGCATGA
- a CDS encoding polyprenyl synthetase family protein, translating to MSTTTKNRGETVTPATPAVDTAGVMALLERGRTLATPVLRAAVDRLAPPMDTVAAYHFGWIDAEGNPAEGDGGKAVRPALALLSAEAAGAAPEAGVPGAVAVELVHNFSLLHDDLMDGDEQRRHRDTVWKVHGPAQAILVGDALFALANEILLELGTADAGRATRRLTAATRKLIDGQAQDISYEHRERVTVEECLEMEGNKTGALLACAASIGAVLGGADDHTADTLERYGYHLGLAFQAVDDLLGIWGDPEATGKRTWSDLRQRKKSLPVVAALAAGGPDSERLAQILAADAHKPEEEFADFSEEEFAVRAALIEQSGGRDWTSQEARRQHTTAMEALDSVDMPAEIRARFVALADFVVVRER from the coding sequence ATGAGCACCACCACCAAGAACAGAGGAGAGACCGTGACCCCGGCGACCCCAGCTGTCGACACCGCAGGAGTCATGGCGCTGCTGGAGCGCGGCCGCACGCTCGCCACGCCGGTGCTGCGCGCCGCCGTGGACCGGCTGGCCCCGCCCATGGACACCGTCGCCGCGTACCACTTCGGCTGGATCGACGCCGAGGGCAACCCGGCGGAGGGCGACGGTGGCAAGGCCGTGCGCCCCGCGCTCGCCCTGCTGTCGGCCGAGGCGGCGGGCGCCGCGCCCGAGGCCGGGGTGCCCGGCGCGGTCGCGGTCGAGCTGGTGCACAACTTCTCCCTGCTCCACGACGACCTGATGGACGGGGACGAGCAGCGCCGCCACCGCGACACCGTCTGGAAGGTGCACGGCCCGGCCCAGGCCATCCTGGTCGGTGACGCCCTGTTCGCCCTGGCCAACGAGATACTGCTGGAGCTCGGCACCGCGGACGCCGGGCGGGCCACCCGCCGGCTCACCGCCGCCACCCGCAAACTCATCGACGGCCAGGCCCAGGACATCTCCTACGAGCACCGCGAGCGGGTCACCGTCGAGGAGTGCCTGGAGATGGAGGGCAACAAGACCGGTGCCCTGCTCGCCTGCGCGGCCTCCATCGGCGCCGTGCTCGGCGGCGCCGACGACCACACCGCCGACACCCTGGAGCGCTACGGCTACCACCTGGGCCTCGCCTTCCAGGCCGTCGACGACCTGCTCGGCATCTGGGGCGACCCGGAGGCGACCGGCAAGCGGACCTGGAGCGATCTGCGTCAGCGCAAGAAGTCCCTGCCCGTGGTCGCCGCGCTCGCCGCCGGCGGCCCGGACTCCGAGCGGCTCGCCCAGATCCTCGCGGCCGACGCGCACAAGCCCGAAGAGGAGTTCGCCGACTTCTCGGAGGAGGAGTTCGCCGTCCGCGCCGCGCTGATCGAACAGTCAGGTGGCCGGGACTGGACCTCCCAGGAGGCCCGCCGACAGCATACGACCGCCATGGAGGCGCTGGACTCGGTGGACATGCCCGCCGAGATCCGGGCCCGGTTCGTGGCGCTCGCCGATTTCGTCGTCGTACGAGAGAGATGA
- a CDS encoding phosphorylase family protein, whose product MSADPAPEAGGAPLLIACALGIERFALRGAGPGAAAGPVTVLRTGMGPQSAERAVGRALTGRSGEPGEPSVCGVPRTAVIATGFCAGLAPGMHPGDIVVADETRDPAGRTVCTGTRILADALSRPLSGGPRWRVHIGPVVGSDHVVRGAERAALHSTGAIAVDMESAATLRTAVSHGVRPVAAVRVVVDAPEHELVRIGTLRGGISAFRVLRTVLPAFFHWHRSSLLPGGELDGHASPPDHPGRDVSL is encoded by the coding sequence ATGTCCGCCGACCCGGCCCCGGAGGCCGGCGGTGCTCCGCTGCTGATCGCCTGTGCGCTCGGCATCGAGCGGTTCGCCCTGCGCGGCGCCGGTCCCGGCGCCGCCGCCGGGCCGGTGACCGTGCTGCGCACGGGCATGGGGCCGCAGTCGGCCGAGCGCGCCGTGGGCCGGGCGCTGACCGGAAGGTCCGGTGAGCCCGGAGAGCCATCGGTGTGCGGAGTGCCGCGCACCGCCGTCATCGCCACCGGCTTCTGTGCCGGACTGGCCCCCGGGATGCACCCCGGGGACATCGTTGTCGCCGACGAGACCCGCGATCCGGCGGGCCGCACCGTATGCACCGGCACCCGGATCCTCGCCGACGCCCTGTCACGTCCGCTCTCCGGCGGTCCCCGCTGGAGAGTTCACATCGGCCCGGTCGTGGGCTCCGACCATGTGGTGCGCGGCGCGGAGCGGGCCGCACTGCACAGCACCGGCGCCATCGCGGTGGACATGGAGTCCGCCGCGACCCTGCGCACCGCCGTCAGCCACGGCGTCCGTCCGGTTGCGGCCGTCCGGGTGGTCGTGGACGCTCCAGAACATGAACTCGTCCGTATCGGCACGCTGCGCGGTGGAATATCAGCTTTCCGGGTATTGCGGACCGTTCTTCCCGCTTTCTTTCACTGGCACCGTTCTTCGCTGCTCCCAGGAGGTGAGCTAGATGGCCATGCCTCTCCGCCAGACCATCCGGGTCGCGACGTATCTCTTTGA
- the hpnH gene encoding adenosyl-hopene transferase HpnH — translation MAMPLRQTIRVATYLFEQKMVKRRDKFPLIVELEPLFACNLKCEGCGKIQHPAGILKQRMPVAQAVGAVLESGAPMVSIAGGEPLMHPQIDEIARQLVQRKKYVFLCTNAMLLRKKMHLFTPSPYFAFAVHIDGLRERHDESVAKEGVFDEAVEAIKEAKRRGFRVTTNSTFFNTDTPQTVVDVLDFLNDELEVDEMMISPAYAYEKAPDQEHFLGVEQTRELFRKAFAGGNRRRWRLNHSPLFLDFLEGKADFPCTAWGIPNYSLFGWQRPCYLMSDGYVPTYRQLVEETDWDKYGRGKDPRCDNCMAHCGYEPTAVLATMGSLKESLRAARETAGGNHG, via the coding sequence ATGGCCATGCCTCTCCGCCAGACCATCCGGGTCGCGACGTATCTCTTTGAACAGAAGATGGTCAAGCGGCGGGACAAGTTCCCGCTGATCGTCGAGCTCGAGCCGCTGTTCGCGTGCAATCTCAAGTGCGAGGGCTGCGGAAAGATCCAGCATCCGGCAGGGATCCTCAAGCAGCGCATGCCCGTCGCCCAGGCGGTCGGCGCGGTGCTGGAGTCGGGTGCGCCGATGGTGTCCATCGCGGGCGGCGAGCCCCTGATGCACCCACAGATCGACGAGATCGCACGGCAGCTCGTGCAGCGGAAGAAGTACGTCTTCCTGTGCACCAACGCGATGCTGCTGCGGAAGAAGATGCATCTGTTCACCCCCTCCCCGTACTTCGCCTTCGCGGTGCACATCGACGGGCTGCGGGAGCGGCACGACGAATCGGTGGCGAAGGAGGGGGTGTTCGACGAGGCGGTGGAGGCCATCAAGGAGGCCAAGCGGCGCGGCTTCCGGGTCACCACCAATTCCACGTTCTTCAATACCGACACCCCGCAGACCGTCGTCGACGTGCTCGACTTCCTCAATGACGAGCTCGAGGTGGACGAGATGATGATCTCGCCCGCCTACGCCTATGAGAAGGCGCCCGACCAGGAGCACTTCCTGGGCGTCGAGCAGACCCGCGAGCTGTTCCGCAAGGCGTTCGCCGGAGGCAACCGGCGCCGCTGGCGGCTCAACCACAGCCCGCTCTTCCTCGACTTCCTCGAGGGCAAGGCGGACTTCCCGTGCACCGCGTGGGGCATCCCCAACTACTCGCTCTTCGGCTGGCAGCGCCCCTGCTATCTGATGAGCGACGGCTATGTCCCGACCTACCGCCAGCTCGTCGAGGAGACCGACTGGGACAAGTACGGCCGCGGCAAGGATCCGCGCTGCGACAACTGCATGGCCCACTGCGGCTATGAGCCCACCGCGGTCCTGGCGACCATGGGCTCCCTCAAGGAGTCGCTGCGCGCCGCCCGGGAGACCGCCGGCGGAAACCACGGGTGA
- the ispG gene encoding flavodoxin-dependent (E)-4-hydroxy-3-methylbut-2-enyl-diphosphate synthase: protein MPGRPLAPRRVSRRLQVGPVAVGGDAPISVQSMTTTVTADIGATLQQIAELTASGCQIVRVACPSQDDADALPVIAKKSQIPVIADIHFQPKYVFAAIDAGCAAVRVNPGNIRQFDDKVKEIARAASDAGVPIRIGVNAGSLDKRLLEKYGKATPEALVESALWECSLFEEHGFRDIKISVKHNDPVVMVNAYRQLAAQCDYPLHLGVTEAGPAFQGTIKSAVAFGALLSEGIGDTIRVSLSAPPAEEVKVGIQILESLNLRQRRLEIVSCPSCGRAQVDVYKLADEVTAGLEGMEVPLRVAVMGCVVNGPGEAREADLGVASGNGKGQIFVKGEVIKTVPESKIVETLIDEAMNIARRMEDEGVPSGTPDVTVG from the coding sequence ATGCCGGGCAGGCCGCTCGCCCCACGCCGCGTCTCGCGCCGCCTCCAGGTCGGTCCGGTGGCCGTGGGTGGCGATGCTCCGATCTCGGTGCAGTCGATGACGACGACGGTGACGGCGGATATCGGGGCGACGCTGCAGCAGATCGCGGAGCTGACGGCGTCGGGCTGTCAGATCGTGCGGGTGGCGTGTCCGTCGCAGGATGACGCGGATGCGTTGCCGGTGATCGCGAAGAAGTCGCAGATTCCGGTGATCGCGGACATTCATTTCCAGCCGAAGTATGTGTTCGCGGCGATCGATGCCGGGTGTGCGGCGGTGCGGGTGAATCCGGGGAACATCCGGCAGTTCGACGACAAGGTCAAGGAGATCGCGCGGGCGGCCTCGGATGCGGGTGTGCCGATCCGTATCGGGGTGAACGCGGGGTCGCTGGACAAGCGGCTGCTGGAGAAGTACGGCAAGGCCACGCCGGAGGCGTTGGTGGAGTCGGCGTTGTGGGAGTGCTCGCTGTTCGAGGAGCACGGTTTCAGGGATATCAAGATCTCGGTGAAGCACAACGATCCGGTGGTGATGGTCAATGCCTACCGTCAGCTGGCGGCGCAGTGTGACTATCCGTTGCATCTTGGGGTGACGGAGGCGGGTCCGGCGTTCCAGGGGACGATCAAGTCGGCGGTGGCGTTCGGTGCGCTGTTGAGTGAGGGGATCGGGGACACGATCCGGGTCTCGCTGTCGGCGCCTCCGGCGGAGGAGGTCAAGGTCGGGATCCAGATTCTGGAGTCGCTGAATCTGCGGCAGCGGCGGCTGGAGATCGTTTCGTGTCCGTCGTGTGGGCGGGCGCAGGTGGATGTGTACAAGCTGGCGGACGAGGTGACGGCCGGTTTGGAGGGCATGGAGGTTCCGCTGCGGGTCGCGGTGATGGGGTGTGTGGTGAACGGCCCCGGTGAGGCGCGTGAGGCGGATCTGGGTGTCGCTTCGGGCAATGGCAAGGGGCAGATCTTCGTCAAGGGTGAGGTCATCAAGACCGTGCCGGAGTCGAAGATCGTGGAGACCTTGATCGACGAGGCCATGAACATCGCGCGGCGCATGGAGGACGAGGGGGTCCCGTCGGGCACCCCGGACGTCACCGTGGGCTGA
- the dxs gene encoding 1-deoxy-D-xylulose-5-phosphate synthase produces MPLLENIRGPHDLKALTGEELDVLAQEIREFLIDAVARTGGHLGPNLGVVELSIALHRVFDSPADRILWDTGHQSYVHKLLTGRQDFSKLRHKGGLSGYPSRAESEHDVIENSHASTVLGWADGLAKANEVRGATDHVVAVIGDGALTGGMAWEALNNIAAARDRPLVIVVNDNERSYAPTIGGLANHLATLRTTDGYERFLAWGKEVLQRTPVVGQPLYGSLHGAKKGFKDAFAPQGMFEDLGLKYVGPIDGHDTEAVESALRRAKRFHGPVLVHCLTEKGRGYRPALEDEADRFHTVAAMDPLTCAPLIPSGGRSWTSVFGEEMVRIGAERPDVVALTAAMLHPVGLAGFAEAYPERVWDVGIAEQHGAVSAAGLATGGLHPVFAVYATFLNRAFDQLLMDIALHRCGVTFVLDRAGVTGTDGPSHNGMWDMSVLQVVPGLRIAAPRDADQLRAQLREAIDVDDAPTVIRFPKESVGQPIGAIDRVGGMDVLRRGEDVLLVAAGVMATVALRAAELLAERGIGCTVVDPRWVKPVDPELPGLAARHRLVAVVEDNVRTGGVGAAVAQTLGDAEVDLPVRTFGIPEAFLPHAKRGEVLADIGLTPAEIAGRIGAALTRIAVRPERASTAAGARSATRARTVAAKESQA; encoded by the coding sequence ATGCCGTTGCTGGAGAACATCCGGGGCCCGCACGACCTCAAGGCGCTGACCGGTGAGGAACTGGACGTGCTCGCCCAGGAGATCAGGGAGTTCCTGATCGACGCGGTGGCCAGGACCGGAGGCCATCTGGGACCGAATCTCGGCGTGGTCGAGCTGTCCATAGCCCTGCACCGCGTCTTCGACTCGCCCGCCGATCGCATCCTGTGGGACACCGGCCACCAGTCCTACGTCCACAAACTGCTCACCGGCCGCCAGGACTTCTCCAAGCTCCGCCACAAGGGCGGGCTGTCCGGCTATCCGTCACGGGCCGAATCCGAGCACGACGTCATCGAGAACAGCCATGCCTCCACCGTGCTGGGCTGGGCCGACGGCCTCGCCAAGGCCAATGAGGTGCGCGGCGCCACCGACCATGTCGTCGCCGTCATCGGGGACGGGGCGCTGACCGGCGGAATGGCCTGGGAGGCGCTCAACAACATCGCCGCCGCCCGGGACCGCCCGCTGGTCATCGTCGTCAACGACAACGAGCGCTCCTACGCGCCGACCATCGGCGGGCTCGCCAACCACCTCGCCACCCTCCGCACCACCGACGGCTACGAGCGCTTCCTGGCCTGGGGCAAGGAGGTGCTGCAGCGCACCCCCGTGGTCGGCCAGCCGCTGTACGGCTCGCTGCACGGCGCCAAGAAGGGGTTCAAGGACGCCTTCGCCCCGCAGGGCATGTTCGAGGACCTCGGGCTGAAGTACGTCGGCCCCATCGACGGCCATGACACCGAGGCGGTCGAGTCGGCCCTGCGCCGCGCCAAGCGGTTCCACGGCCCGGTCCTCGTCCACTGCCTCACCGAGAAGGGGCGCGGCTACCGGCCCGCGCTGGAGGACGAGGCGGATCGTTTCCACACCGTCGCCGCGATGGACCCGCTCACCTGCGCGCCCCTCATCCCCTCCGGCGGCCGCTCATGGACCTCGGTGTTCGGGGAGGAGATGGTGCGGATCGGCGCCGAGCGGCCCGATGTGGTCGCCCTCACCGCCGCGATGCTGCACCCCGTGGGCCTCGCCGGCTTCGCCGAGGCGTATCCCGAGCGGGTGTGGGACGTCGGCATCGCCGAGCAGCACGGGGCGGTCTCGGCGGCCGGGCTCGCCACCGGCGGACTCCACCCGGTCTTCGCCGTCTACGCCACCTTCCTCAACCGCGCCTTCGACCAGCTGCTCATGGATATCGCCCTGCACCGCTGCGGGGTGACCTTCGTCCTGGACCGGGCCGGTGTCACCGGCACCGACGGACCGAGCCACAACGGCATGTGGGACATGTCCGTCCTCCAGGTGGTGCCAGGGCTGCGGATCGCAGCCCCGCGCGACGCCGACCAACTGCGCGCCCAGCTGCGCGAGGCGATCGACGTGGACGACGCACCCACCGTCATCCGCTTCCCCAAGGAGTCGGTGGGGCAGCCCATCGGGGCGATCGACCGCGTCGGCGGGATGGACGTCCTGCGCCGGGGCGAGGACGTCCTCCTCGTCGCGGCCGGGGTCATGGCCACCGTCGCGCTGCGCGCCGCCGAGTTGCTGGCCGAGCGCGGCATCGGCTGCACGGTCGTCGATCCGCGCTGGGTCAAGCCGGTCGACCCCGAGCTGCCCGGACTCGCGGCGCGCCACCGGCTGGTGGCCGTCGTCGAGGACAATGTGCGCACCGGCGGGGTGGGCGCGGCGGTCGCCCAGACGCTGGGGGACGCCGAAGTCGACCTGCCGGTGCGGACGTTCGGCATCCCAGAGGCGTTCCTGCCGCATGCCAAGCGCGGTGAGGTGCTCGCCGACATCGGGCTCACCCCCGCCGAGATCGCGGGCCGGATCGGGGCGGCCCTGACCCGTATCGCGGTCCGCCCGGAGCGCGCGAGCACCGCCGCCGGGGCCCGTAGCGCCACCCGGGCCCGTACCGTCGCCGCCAAGGAGAGCCAGGCATGA